In the genome of Oncorhynchus clarkii lewisi isolate Uvic-CL-2024 chromosome 4, UVic_Ocla_1.0, whole genome shotgun sequence, one region contains:
- the LOC139407308 gene encoding ADP-ribosylation factor 6-like, translating into MGKMLSKIFGNKEMRILMLGLDAAGKTTILYKLKLGQSVTTIPTVGFNVETVTYKNVKFNVWDVGGQDKIRPLWRHYYTGTQGLIFVVDCADRDRIDEARQELHRIINDREMRDAIILIFANKQDLPDAMKPHEIQEKLGLTRIRDRNWYVQPSCASTGDGLYEGLTWLTSNYKS; encoded by the coding sequence ATGGGGAAAATGCTCTCAAAGATCTTTGGCAACAAGGAGATGAGGATATTGATGCTTGGACTTGATGCTGCTGGCAAGACCACCATCCTCTACAAACTGAAGCTGGGCCAGTCTGTCACCACCATCCCAACAGTCGGCTTCAACGTTGAGACAGTCACCTACAAGAACGTGAAGTTCAACGTGTGGGACGTGGGGGGCCAGGACAAGATCCGGCCGCTGTGGAGGCACTACTACACTGGCACTCAGGGCCTCATCTTTGTGGTGGACTGTGCCGACAGGGACCGGATAGACGAGGCCCGCCAGGAGCTCCACCGGATCATCAATGACCGGGAGATGCGGGATGCCATCATCCTGATCTTTGCCAATAAGCAGGACCTGCCTGACGCCATGAAGCCCCACGAGATCCAGGAGAAGCTGGGCCTGACCCGGATCAGAGATAGGAATTGGTACGTTCAGCCCTCGTGTGCTTCCACTGGTGATGGACTATACGAGGGTCTCACCTGGCTCAC
- the LOC139407309 gene encoding pre-mRNA-processing factor 39-like isoform X2 produces the protein MEDTDEPMTGMLDTDSSESGDSPAMEGNGDGFLPDLPVLTHPAEWTMDQVPPDNLTTVIHDTDSESDQSSSEVEQQNQMEASSEEESKDGQNNQEDATESLMQSEKMSEAVEQQQDPAQAQPPMVAEDGSPANMELEESKEMTEQGEPVEVPAEEPAVPTEPLIPAEYEKLAKGCEENPEDFNGWVYLLQYVEQENHLGVVRKAFDAFFLHYPYCYGYWKKFADTEKKHGNVQVAEEVYRRGVQAIPLSVDLWLHYMSFIKDNADHEDPETPGRIRAAYEHAVLAAGTDFRSDRLWEAYINWEMEQEKLANVTAIYDRILGIPTQLYSQHLQRFKEHVQNNNPKHFLSEEEFVQLRVELAKANVAAAANGEGEETTPADELPPGTEDLPDPAKRVTEIENMRHKVIESRQEVFNQNEQEVSKRWAFEEGIKRPYFHVKALEKTQLSNWKEYLDYEIENGTPERVVVLFERCLIACALYEDFWTKYAKYIEGYSIDGVRHVYKKACTIHLTKKPNIHLLWAAFEEQQGNIAEARRILKALEATVPALAMVRLRRVSLERRHGNLEEAEALLREAIAAGKNTSETSFYAVKLARQLLKVQRSLAKARKVLLDAIENDQASAKLYLNLLELEYSGDVQQNEADILACFDRALSSPLPLDSRLTFSQRKVEFLQDFGSDINKLVTAYDEHQKLLKENESAKRKAENGSQETESKRQRTDEHSGSGHMMQGDVQGNNSAYNYNWYQQQYNNWGQNSWGQYNQYSQQYNQYYPPPPT, from the exons ATGGAAGATACTG ACGAGCCCATGACAGGGATGTTGGACACAGACAGCTCTGAGAGTGGGGACTCCCCAGCCATGGAGGGCAACGGAGATGGCTTCCTCCCAGACCTGCCTGTCCTCACGCACCCTGCTGAATGGACCATGGACCAG GTTCCCCCTGACAACCTCACCACAGTTATCCACGACACTGACTCAGAGTCAGATCAGTCATCATCGGAG GTAGAACAACAGAACCAAATGGAAGCTTCGTCAGAAGAAGAAAGCAAGGATGGACAGAACAACCAAGAGGATGCCACAGAGTCTCTAATGCAGAGTGAGAAGATGTCAGAGGCTGTAGAACAGCAACAAGATCCAGCCCAAGCCCAGCCACCAATGGTTGCGGAAGATGGAAGCCCAGCTAACATGGAGCTGGAAGAATCCAAAGAGATGACCGAGCAGGGGGAacctgttgaggtaccagctgagGAACCAGCTGTCCCCACAGAGCCCCTCATCCCTGCTGAATACGAGAAGCTGGCTAAAGGGTGTGAGGAGAACCCTGAAGACTTCAATGGTTGGGTCTACCTGCTGCAGTATGTGGAGCAAGAG AATCATCTCGGTGTTGTGAGAAAGGCGTTTGATGCGTTTTTCCTGCACTACCCCTACTGCTACGGCTACTGGAAGAAGTTTGCTGATACTGAGAAGAAGCATGGCAATGTGCAGGTGGCAGAGGAG GTGTACCGGCGAGGTGTGCAGGCCATCCCCCTCAGTGTGGATCTGTGGCTTCACTACATGTCCTTCATCAAGGACAACGCTGACCATGAAGACCCAGAGACACCAGGACGCATTAGAGC TGCGTATGAGCATGCTGTGTTGGCAGCAGGGACAGACTTCCGCTCTGACCGTCTATGGGAGGCCTACATCAACTGGGAGATGGAGCAGGAGAAACTGGCTAATGTCACGGCCATCTACGACCGCATCCTGGGCATCCCCACCCAGCTCTACTCACAGCACCTCCAGAG GTTCAAAGAGCATGTGCAGAACAACAACCCCAAACACTTCCTGTCAGAGGAGGAGTTTGTCCAACTGAGGGTGGAGCTAGCCAAAGCCAACGTAGCAGCTGCAGCcaatggggaaggagaggaaacaACACCTGCCGACGAGCTCCCGCCAGGCACCGAAGACCTCCCAGATCCTGCAAAG AGAGTGACGGAGATTGAGAACATGCGACACAAGGTGATCGAGTCACGCCAGGAGGTGTTCAACCAAAACGAGCAGGAGGTCAGCAAACGCTGGGCCTTCGAGGAAGGG ATAAAACGCCCCTACTTCCATGTCAAAGCCCTGGAGAAGACCCAGCTCAGCAATTGGAAGGAGTACCTGGACTATGAGATCGAAAACGGCACTCCCGAACGTGTGGTCGTTCTGTTCGAACGCTGCCTCATCGCCTGTGCTCTTTACGAGGACTTCTGGACAAAG TATGCAAAATATATAGAAGGCTACAGCATTGATGGAGTAAGACATGTGTACAAGAAGGCGTGTACCATCCACCTGACCAAGAAGCCCAACATTCACCTGCTGTGGGCTGCGTTCGAGGAGCAACAGG GGAACATAGCGGAGGCGCGCCGTATCCTGAAGGCTCTGGAGGCTACGGTACCAGCCCTAGCTATGGTGCGTCTGCGGCGGGTCAGCCTGGAGCGGCGCCACGGCAACCTGGAGGAGGCGGAGGCCCTGCTGAGGGAGGCGATTGCGGCGGGGAAGAACACCAGTGAGACGTCGTTCTACGCCGTGAAGCTGGCCCGGCAGCTGCTGAAGGTGCAGAGAAGCCTCGCCAAGGCCCGCAAGGTGCTGCTGGACGCCATAGAAAATGACCAG GCCAGTGCTAAACTGTATCTGAACCTGCTGGAATTGGAGTACAGTGGGGACGTGCAGCAGAACGAAGCGGACATCTTGGCCTGCTTCGACCGTGCACTGAGCAGCCCGCTGCCCCTCGACTCCCGTCTCACCTTCTCTCAGCGCAAGGTTGAGTTCCTCCAGGACTTTGGCAGCGACATCAACAA GTTAGTGACTGCGTACGATGAACACCAGAAGCTTCTGAAAGAAAACGAGTCGGCAAAGAGGAAAGCAGAGAATGG CTCACAGGAAACCGAATCGAAGAGACAGCGTACAGACGAGCACTCAGGCTCAGGGCACATGATGCAGGGAGATGTGCAGGGTAACAACTCTGCCTACAACTACAACTGGTACCAG CAACAGTACAACAACTGGGGACAGAACTCCTGGGGACAGTACAACCAGTATTCCCAGCAGTATAACCAGTACTACCCCCCTCCACCCACATAA
- the LOC139407311 gene encoding ubiquitin-like FUBI-ribosomal protein eS30 fusion protein has translation MQLFLRAQNTHTLEVTGKETVREIKLHVQTLEGLLVEDQVLLLDSSPLEDSSSLVDCGISEYCTLEVAGRLLGGKVHGSLARAGKVRGQTPKVDKQEKKKKKTGRAKRRIQYNRRFVNVVPTFGKKKGPNANS, from the exons ATGCAGCTCTTCTTGCGTGCCCAGAACACTCACACCCTTGAGGTGACCGGAAAGGAGACCGTCAGAGAAATAAAG CTCCATGTCCAGACTCTGGAGGGTCTCCTAGTGGAGGACCAGGTACTATTGCTGGACAGTTCCCCCTTGGAGGACTCTTCCTCTCTGGTGGACTGTGGCATCTCTGAGTACTGCACCTTGGAAGTGGCTGGCCGACTTCTGGGAG GAAAGGTCCACGGCTCCCTGGCCCGTGCCGGTAAAGTGCGGGGACAGACACCGAAG GTTGACaagcaggagaagaagaagaagaagactggtCGTGCCAAGCGTCGCATCCAGTACAACAGGCGCTTCGTCAATGTTGTGCCCACTTTCGGCAAGAAGAAGGGCCCCAACGCCAACTCCTaa
- the LOC139407309 gene encoding pre-mRNA-processing factor 39-like isoform X1 — protein MEDTDEPMTGMLDTDSSESGDSPAMEGNGDGFLPDLPVLTHPAEWTMDQVPPDNLTTVIHDTDSESDQSSSEVIKQHQDQQSDLGSVEQAVQHFQLASAKLFQEEDSDDQFCSPQVEQQNQMEASSEEESKDGQNNQEDATESLMQSEKMSEAVEQQQDPAQAQPPMVAEDGSPANMELEESKEMTEQGEPVEVPAEEPAVPTEPLIPAEYEKLAKGCEENPEDFNGWVYLLQYVEQENHLGVVRKAFDAFFLHYPYCYGYWKKFADTEKKHGNVQVAEEVYRRGVQAIPLSVDLWLHYMSFIKDNADHEDPETPGRIRAAYEHAVLAAGTDFRSDRLWEAYINWEMEQEKLANVTAIYDRILGIPTQLYSQHLQRFKEHVQNNNPKHFLSEEEFVQLRVELAKANVAAAANGEGEETTPADELPPGTEDLPDPAKRVTEIENMRHKVIESRQEVFNQNEQEVSKRWAFEEGIKRPYFHVKALEKTQLSNWKEYLDYEIENGTPERVVVLFERCLIACALYEDFWTKYAKYIEGYSIDGVRHVYKKACTIHLTKKPNIHLLWAAFEEQQGNIAEARRILKALEATVPALAMVRLRRVSLERRHGNLEEAEALLREAIAAGKNTSETSFYAVKLARQLLKVQRSLAKARKVLLDAIENDQASAKLYLNLLELEYSGDVQQNEADILACFDRALSSPLPLDSRLTFSQRKVEFLQDFGSDINKLVTAYDEHQKLLKENESAKRKAENGSQETESKRQRTDEHSGSGHMMQGDVQGNNSAYNYNWYQQQYNNWGQNSWGQYNQYSQQYNQYYPPPPT, from the exons ATGGAAGATACTG ACGAGCCCATGACAGGGATGTTGGACACAGACAGCTCTGAGAGTGGGGACTCCCCAGCCATGGAGGGCAACGGAGATGGCTTCCTCCCAGACCTGCCTGTCCTCACGCACCCTGCTGAATGGACCATGGACCAG GTTCCCCCTGACAACCTCACCACAGTTATCCACGACACTGACTCAGAGTCAGATCAGTCATCATCGGAGGTAATCAAGCAGCACCAGGACCAGCAgtctgatctgggatcagttgaACAAGCAGTGCAGCACTTCCAGCTAGCGAGTGCCAAGCTCTTCCAAGAGGAGGATTCAGATGATCAGTTTTGTTCTCCCCAGGTAGAACAACAGAACCAAATGGAAGCTTCGTCAGAAGAAGAAAGCAAGGATGGACAGAACAACCAAGAGGATGCCACAGAGTCTCTAATGCAGAGTGAGAAGATGTCAGAGGCTGTAGAACAGCAACAAGATCCAGCCCAAGCCCAGCCACCAATGGTTGCGGAAGATGGAAGCCCAGCTAACATGGAGCTGGAAGAATCCAAAGAGATGACCGAGCAGGGGGAacctgttgaggtaccagctgagGAACCAGCTGTCCCCACAGAGCCCCTCATCCCTGCTGAATACGAGAAGCTGGCTAAAGGGTGTGAGGAGAACCCTGAAGACTTCAATGGTTGGGTCTACCTGCTGCAGTATGTGGAGCAAGAG AATCATCTCGGTGTTGTGAGAAAGGCGTTTGATGCGTTTTTCCTGCACTACCCCTACTGCTACGGCTACTGGAAGAAGTTTGCTGATACTGAGAAGAAGCATGGCAATGTGCAGGTGGCAGAGGAG GTGTACCGGCGAGGTGTGCAGGCCATCCCCCTCAGTGTGGATCTGTGGCTTCACTACATGTCCTTCATCAAGGACAACGCTGACCATGAAGACCCAGAGACACCAGGACGCATTAGAGC TGCGTATGAGCATGCTGTGTTGGCAGCAGGGACAGACTTCCGCTCTGACCGTCTATGGGAGGCCTACATCAACTGGGAGATGGAGCAGGAGAAACTGGCTAATGTCACGGCCATCTACGACCGCATCCTGGGCATCCCCACCCAGCTCTACTCACAGCACCTCCAGAG GTTCAAAGAGCATGTGCAGAACAACAACCCCAAACACTTCCTGTCAGAGGAGGAGTTTGTCCAACTGAGGGTGGAGCTAGCCAAAGCCAACGTAGCAGCTGCAGCcaatggggaaggagaggaaacaACACCTGCCGACGAGCTCCCGCCAGGCACCGAAGACCTCCCAGATCCTGCAAAG AGAGTGACGGAGATTGAGAACATGCGACACAAGGTGATCGAGTCACGCCAGGAGGTGTTCAACCAAAACGAGCAGGAGGTCAGCAAACGCTGGGCCTTCGAGGAAGGG ATAAAACGCCCCTACTTCCATGTCAAAGCCCTGGAGAAGACCCAGCTCAGCAATTGGAAGGAGTACCTGGACTATGAGATCGAAAACGGCACTCCCGAACGTGTGGTCGTTCTGTTCGAACGCTGCCTCATCGCCTGTGCTCTTTACGAGGACTTCTGGACAAAG TATGCAAAATATATAGAAGGCTACAGCATTGATGGAGTAAGACATGTGTACAAGAAGGCGTGTACCATCCACCTGACCAAGAAGCCCAACATTCACCTGCTGTGGGCTGCGTTCGAGGAGCAACAGG GGAACATAGCGGAGGCGCGCCGTATCCTGAAGGCTCTGGAGGCTACGGTACCAGCCCTAGCTATGGTGCGTCTGCGGCGGGTCAGCCTGGAGCGGCGCCACGGCAACCTGGAGGAGGCGGAGGCCCTGCTGAGGGAGGCGATTGCGGCGGGGAAGAACACCAGTGAGACGTCGTTCTACGCCGTGAAGCTGGCCCGGCAGCTGCTGAAGGTGCAGAGAAGCCTCGCCAAGGCCCGCAAGGTGCTGCTGGACGCCATAGAAAATGACCAG GCCAGTGCTAAACTGTATCTGAACCTGCTGGAATTGGAGTACAGTGGGGACGTGCAGCAGAACGAAGCGGACATCTTGGCCTGCTTCGACCGTGCACTGAGCAGCCCGCTGCCCCTCGACTCCCGTCTCACCTTCTCTCAGCGCAAGGTTGAGTTCCTCCAGGACTTTGGCAGCGACATCAACAA GTTAGTGACTGCGTACGATGAACACCAGAAGCTTCTGAAAGAAAACGAGTCGGCAAAGAGGAAAGCAGAGAATGG CTCACAGGAAACCGAATCGAAGAGACAGCGTACAGACGAGCACTCAGGCTCAGGGCACATGATGCAGGGAGATGTGCAGGGTAACAACTCTGCCTACAACTACAACTGGTACCAG CAACAGTACAACAACTGGGGACAGAACTCCTGGGGACAGTACAACCAGTATTCCCAGCAGTATAACCAGTACTACCCCCCTCCACCCACATAA